From a single Microbacterium murale genomic region:
- a CDS encoding glycosyl hydrolase codes for MTAPLDSDRFAEPRADDRPGVRWWWQSAVPVDDLLGQLRVIADAGFREVEIAFSREFWGDEVQRTALTAVLRESERLGVGVAMTLGAAWPIQTPNTTTGTPFSSRELQYGSTQLCGEAPSLVPLPAAFDDPEAKRTATLVRVTAARVLERNNPPSVVGVEDEKSSPRGPIRPPASSTILDATSLIDLTSEVVDSTIRWQQPRDGDWVLFAFWMRECEQGVTNFLDQDATAAATAYIDEHQLGAENMELLRRVGTDFFEDSLELNADSLFWTSDLLERFAERHGYDPTPYLPLLFAHGMSHFWLPNEETVADFELDDDNGPGIGRRVRRDYYRLLTDLYISRRLLPLQEWSTTHGLQHKAQAAYGQNLEAIRSNREFVRAGGRAEGESLNSGDRFPITRADPTWKFALDWQRCVVGGAHQGGAVRISTELGAQFRAAYAVTLGDLQRMLAKEWAAGITKPFLHGVASQARDAEWPAQTRFQQIVSDSWNSIHFPEWPNWRPLTDYWARGTVVLETGVPRTDVAIYRDGFLTIAARGVRDPTADATAPARLADTEALELAGFSVQFVDPLGVIEGVGEGPVLFAEGPSYRGLVIDERMLPPEAAEAIADAAERGVRLVVVGEPPTTDSGFANGPDGDERVRAAIARTLSMPTTVRARTMADASAAFTRLGLVPRASIDGGAVLTQWREAGGSRYLLVYNTLSEPTETRLSLEGVGRVRELDLWSGRIIPVPHAAQGDRTTIAARIPALGVRVFELDTGMEPSRTADVPQAVTHEVSATLEWWRLEVISEEPGGSRTIVLDGVGPGDWRTIDALKGVSGIGRYAARVVLPDEPLVGTQARIHLGALAGSAVIRVGGHAVGVTYLDDTVIGLGGSVVNGTEIEIEVRTSLRNAVVENGIDIFDEEPLRAHGLLGPVRIVFEHPPSSAPQEGHAP; via the coding sequence ATGACGGCACCGCTTGACTCCGATCGATTCGCCGAGCCGCGCGCCGATGACCGCCCCGGGGTTCGCTGGTGGTGGCAGAGCGCTGTGCCGGTCGACGATCTCCTCGGCCAGCTTCGAGTCATCGCCGATGCCGGCTTCCGTGAGGTGGAGATCGCGTTCAGCCGGGAGTTCTGGGGAGACGAGGTGCAGCGCACCGCGCTCACCGCCGTTCTGCGCGAGTCGGAGCGACTGGGCGTCGGCGTGGCGATGACGTTGGGAGCGGCGTGGCCGATCCAGACGCCGAACACCACGACGGGGACGCCCTTCTCCTCCCGCGAACTGCAGTACGGGTCGACGCAGCTCTGCGGCGAAGCCCCATCGCTCGTACCCCTCCCGGCAGCGTTCGACGACCCCGAGGCGAAGCGCACCGCGACGCTGGTGCGCGTCACCGCAGCTCGCGTGCTCGAACGCAATAATCCCCCGTCTGTCGTCGGCGTCGAGGACGAGAAGTCGTCACCGCGTGGGCCGATTCGCCCACCGGCCTCCTCGACCATCCTCGACGCGACGTCGTTGATCGATCTGACGTCCGAGGTCGTCGACTCGACGATCCGTTGGCAGCAGCCCCGTGACGGCGACTGGGTTCTCTTCGCCTTCTGGATGCGCGAGTGCGAGCAGGGGGTGACGAACTTCCTGGATCAGGATGCGACGGCTGCCGCCACCGCGTACATCGACGAGCATCAACTGGGCGCCGAGAACATGGAGCTGCTGCGCCGGGTCGGGACAGACTTCTTCGAGGACTCGTTGGAACTCAACGCCGACTCGCTGTTCTGGACGTCCGACCTGCTCGAGCGCTTCGCCGAGCGGCATGGCTATGATCCGACGCCGTACCTTCCGCTGCTGTTCGCACACGGGATGTCGCACTTCTGGCTGCCGAACGAGGAGACCGTCGCGGACTTCGAACTCGACGATGACAACGGCCCCGGGATCGGGCGTCGCGTACGGCGGGACTACTACCGCCTGCTGACCGACCTCTACATCTCCCGTCGGCTGCTGCCGCTGCAGGAATGGTCGACCACTCACGGGCTCCAGCACAAGGCACAGGCGGCCTATGGACAGAATCTCGAAGCGATTCGCAGCAATCGGGAGTTCGTGCGCGCCGGCGGCCGCGCCGAGGGAGAATCGCTGAACTCCGGCGACAGGTTCCCCATAACCCGTGCGGATCCCACCTGGAAGTTCGCCCTGGACTGGCAGCGCTGCGTCGTGGGCGGAGCGCACCAGGGCGGAGCCGTGCGCATCAGCACCGAACTGGGCGCGCAGTTCCGTGCGGCCTATGCGGTCACTCTCGGCGACCTGCAACGGATGCTGGCGAAGGAGTGGGCGGCGGGCATCACGAAGCCCTTCCTGCATGGCGTGGCCTCCCAGGCGCGCGATGCGGAGTGGCCGGCCCAGACCCGCTTCCAGCAGATCGTGTCGGACAGTTGGAACAGCATCCACTTCCCTGAATGGCCGAACTGGCGACCGCTCACCGACTACTGGGCACGCGGAACCGTCGTGCTCGAGACCGGGGTACCCCGCACAGACGTCGCCATCTACCGGGACGGGTTCCTGACGATCGCTGCGCGCGGCGTACGCGACCCCACGGCAGATGCGACCGCACCCGCCCGACTCGCAGACACCGAGGCCCTCGAGCTGGCCGGTTTCAGCGTGCAGTTCGTCGATCCGCTCGGTGTCATTGAAGGCGTGGGCGAGGGGCCCGTCCTCTTCGCGGAAGGACCGAGCTACCGCGGACTCGTCATCGACGAGCGGATGCTGCCGCCGGAGGCCGCCGAGGCGATCGCCGACGCCGCGGAGCGGGGTGTACGGCTCGTCGTGGTCGGCGAGCCGCCGACCACCGACTCCGGGTTCGCGAACGGCCCCGACGGTGACGAGCGCGTGCGTGCCGCGATCGCCCGCACTCTGTCGATGCCGACGACCGTGCGTGCACGAACGATGGCCGATGCATCCGCTGCCTTCACCCGGCTCGGACTGGTGCCTAGGGCGAGTATCGACGGCGGCGCGGTGCTCACCCAGTGGCGCGAAGCGGGAGGCAGCCGCTATCTGCTCGTGTACAACACGTTGTCAGAGCCGACCGAGACTCGACTGTCGCTCGAGGGAGTGGGCCGGGTACGGGAGCTCGACCTCTGGAGCGGGCGCATCATCCCGGTTCCCCACGCCGCCCAAGGCGACCGCACCACGATCGCAGCACGCATCCCCGCGCTCGGAGTGCGAGTGTTCGAGCTCGACACCGGAATGGAGCCGAGCCGCACCGCTGATGTTCCGCAGGCCGTCACCCACGAGGTGTCGGCGACTCTCGAATGGTGGCGCCTGGAAGTGATCAGCGAAGAGCCCGGCGGCTCGCGCACCATCGTGCTGGATGGCGTCGGGCCTGGCGACTGGCGGACGATCGATGCCCTCAAGGGCGTTTCCGGCATCGGACGCTACGCGGCGCGAGTCGTGCTGCCGGACGAGCCGCTCGTCGGCACGCAGGCGAGGATCCACCTCGGCGCCCTGGCGGGATCGGCGGTGATCCGAGTGGGCGGCCATGCCGTCGGAGTCACCTATCTCGACGACACCGTCATCGGCCTCGGCGGTTCCGTCGTGAACGGGACGGAGATCGAGATCGAAGTCAGGACGTCGCTGCGCAATGCCGTGGTCGAGAACGGGATCGACATCTTCGATGAAGAACCCCTCCGCGCGCATGGTCTTCTCGGTCCGGTGAGGATCGTGTTCGAGCATCCGCCATCCTCCGCACCTCAAGAAGGGCATGCTCCATGA
- a CDS encoding carbohydrate ABC transporter permease: MSTPIVDLPLPRQDEEKRPIPAERPGSRRAKRLDALTAAAFLTPGMLAFVAFVILPAIGGLVLTFFEWDLFGTPQWVGLDNIIRLFGDADMWQALGVTALFVVMGVVPTILIGFVLAVLVNTKLPGIGAIRVFYFAPMIASAAVASLIWVNLYGQQGLINQVLSSVGIDGPIWLSDLVWARPALVIMMIWGGLPIVIILYMAGLQRVSDDIYAAASLDGASKWRQIWSMTWPNVWGTTILIAVLQAVSFVSGSFEIALIMTDGGPLGTTQSIALYSYKVAFSERDIGYASALSLFQLVLMIAIVLVVRVIVRIRKERS, translated from the coding sequence GTGTCCACCCCCATCGTTGATTTGCCATTGCCCAGACAGGACGAGGAGAAGCGGCCCATCCCGGCTGAAAGACCAGGAAGCCGGCGAGCCAAGCGCCTCGACGCGCTGACGGCTGCCGCCTTCCTGACGCCCGGCATGCTCGCATTCGTGGCGTTCGTGATCCTCCCGGCGATCGGCGGACTGGTTCTGACCTTCTTCGAGTGGGATCTCTTCGGCACACCGCAATGGGTCGGGCTCGACAACATCATCCGTCTCTTCGGAGACGCGGACATGTGGCAGGCGCTCGGAGTCACCGCCCTGTTCGTCGTGATGGGGGTCGTTCCGACGATCCTCATCGGCTTCGTCCTGGCCGTTCTCGTCAACACGAAGCTCCCTGGGATCGGTGCGATCCGCGTCTTCTACTTCGCGCCGATGATCGCCTCGGCCGCTGTCGCATCGCTGATCTGGGTCAACCTCTACGGCCAGCAGGGCCTCATCAATCAGGTGCTCTCGTCGGTCGGGATCGACGGGCCGATCTGGCTCTCCGATCTCGTCTGGGCGCGGCCGGCCCTCGTCATCATGATGATCTGGGGTGGCCTTCCGATCGTCATCATCCTGTACATGGCCGGACTCCAACGAGTATCAGACGACATCTACGCGGCAGCCTCACTCGACGGGGCGAGCAAGTGGCGGCAGATCTGGTCGATGACCTGGCCGAACGTGTGGGGCACCACGATCCTCATCGCCGTCCTTCAGGCCGTCAGCTTCGTGAGCGGCTCGTTCGAGATCGCGCTGATCATGACTGACGGCGGCCCGCTCGGCACGACGCAGTCGATCGCCCTGTATTCCTACAAAGTCGCATTCTCCGAGCGCGACATCGGCTACGCGAGCGCACTCTCGCTCTTCCAGCTGGTCCTCATGATCGCCATCGTCCTGGTCGTACGCGTGATCGTGCGAATCCGAAAGGAGCGCAGCTGA
- a CDS encoding carbohydrate ABC transporter permease, producing the protein MRTSPLHATLRYTAIVLCGLIMAAPLLYMVSGSLQSAAEVSAFPKPLLPETPIWQNFVDAWNFLTPQVIANTFIFSLGIVGLQLLLSLPAAFALAKIPFKWSAAVMATLIVPMFIPGNLTLIPLFIVTFQLGWLNTYAGLIIPMAAQCAFAILLFRQFFATMPAGLIEAARIDGASWGRVLTSIALPLAKPALATFCSISFLTAWNMYIWPQVIAPNPANRVINVALAPLAGGENSLISPAVGLAGAVISMLPVLIVFIVFQKWYLKGIAGTGLE; encoded by the coding sequence ATGCGTACCTCTCCCCTGCACGCCACGCTCCGCTACACGGCGATCGTGCTCTGCGGACTCATCATGGCCGCACCGTTGCTCTACATGGTCTCCGGATCGCTCCAGTCCGCGGCGGAGGTCTCGGCATTTCCGAAGCCGCTCCTCCCGGAGACCCCGATCTGGCAGAACTTCGTCGATGCCTGGAACTTCCTGACGCCCCAGGTCATCGCCAACACCTTCATCTTCAGCCTCGGAATCGTCGGCCTTCAGCTGCTGCTGTCGCTGCCCGCCGCATTCGCGCTCGCCAAGATCCCGTTCAAGTGGTCTGCGGCCGTGATGGCGACGCTGATCGTGCCGATGTTCATCCCCGGCAACCTCACGCTGATCCCACTGTTCATCGTCACGTTCCAGTTGGGGTGGCTGAACACCTACGCGGGACTGATCATCCCGATGGCGGCCCAGTGCGCCTTCGCGATCCTGCTCTTCCGGCAGTTCTTCGCGACGATGCCGGCGGGCCTCATCGAGGCGGCGCGCATCGACGGGGCGAGTTGGGGGCGCGTGCTCACCTCCATCGCCCTCCCTCTGGCGAAGCCCGCACTCGCCACGTTCTGCTCGATCAGCTTCCTGACCGCATGGAACATGTACATCTGGCCGCAGGTCATCGCACCGAATCCCGCCAACCGGGTCATCAACGTCGCCCTCGCTCCGCTCGCGGGTGGTGAGAACTCTCTGATCTCGCCTGCGGTCGGCCTCGCCGGCGCTGTGATCTCCATGCTGCCCGTGCTCATCGTGTTCATCGTGTTCCAGAAGTGGTACCTCAAGGGAATCGCAGGGACGGGACTCGAGTGA
- a CDS encoding GH1 family beta-glucosidase produces MSLLNLPRSFEFGVATSAFQIEGAWDADGKGPSIWDTFGHTPGKVLDDIPGDVACDHYHRYPEDIEIMKWLGLDSYRFSLSWSRIMPDGVGRINQKGLDFYRRLTDSLLDAGITPNATLYHWDLPQALQDRGGWPDRDVADWFAEYAAVAFDALGDRIGRWATVNEPISTWVGYALGAFAPGLRDERAGRQAMHNQMLAHGKAVQAFRAAGSPGDIGVVLDIWKRQPATDSADDRALAAQGEDDGFRFFLDTLRGGGYSDRLRERLQAEGTFPDVHDSDQEIIASPVDYLGLNVYSRVVVNSENQDSNGWAESDPPRGGNFLDDGSEFYPRAVYEALQMVRDDYGWNGPIYITENGLPDGPADPGADPLHDQERIRYVGGFLEWIDRAVAEGSDVRGYYLWSLMDNYEWGMGFSKKYGIIRVDPETLVRTPKDSAHWYRDVIAAHHASHRS; encoded by the coding sequence ATGAGCCTCCTGAACCTTCCCCGCTCCTTCGAGTTCGGGGTCGCCACCAGCGCCTTCCAGATCGAGGGGGCGTGGGACGCAGACGGCAAGGGTCCGTCGATCTGGGACACCTTCGGTCATACCCCTGGCAAGGTGCTCGACGACATTCCCGGTGACGTCGCCTGCGATCATTACCATCGCTACCCCGAAGACATCGAGATCATGAAATGGCTCGGGCTCGACAGCTACCGATTCTCACTGAGCTGGTCGAGGATCATGCCCGATGGCGTCGGCCGGATAAATCAGAAGGGCCTGGACTTCTACCGCAGGCTCACCGACTCGCTGTTGGATGCCGGCATCACGCCGAACGCCACGCTGTATCACTGGGATCTGCCGCAGGCGCTGCAAGATCGCGGCGGATGGCCCGATCGTGACGTCGCCGATTGGTTCGCGGAGTACGCCGCGGTCGCCTTCGATGCCCTCGGCGATCGCATCGGCCGCTGGGCGACCGTCAACGAGCCCATCTCGACGTGGGTGGGCTACGCCCTGGGGGCTTTCGCACCCGGTCTGCGCGACGAGCGCGCCGGTCGCCAGGCCATGCACAATCAGATGCTCGCCCACGGCAAGGCCGTGCAGGCGTTCCGCGCGGCGGGGTCCCCTGGAGACATCGGTGTCGTGCTCGACATCTGGAAACGCCAGCCCGCCACCGACTCTGCTGACGATCGGGCATTGGCGGCTCAGGGCGAGGACGACGGCTTCCGGTTCTTCCTCGACACGCTTCGCGGTGGCGGCTACAGCGATCGGCTTCGAGAGCGGCTCCAGGCGGAGGGGACGTTTCCGGATGTCCACGACAGCGACCAGGAGATCATCGCGTCGCCCGTGGACTACCTCGGCCTGAACGTCTACTCCCGGGTGGTGGTCAACTCCGAGAACCAGGACTCGAACGGCTGGGCGGAGAGCGATCCTCCCCGGGGCGGCAACTTCCTCGACGACGGATCGGAGTTCTACCCGCGCGCCGTGTACGAGGCGCTGCAGATGGTCCGCGACGACTACGGCTGGAACGGGCCGATCTACATCACCGAGAACGGCCTTCCCGACGGGCCGGCTGATCCCGGTGCGGATCCGCTTCATGATCAGGAGCGGATCCGCTACGTCGGCGGCTTCCTGGAATGGATCGATCGTGCTGTCGCGGAGGGATCGGATGTGCGCGGCTACTACCTGTGGAGCCTGATGGACAACTACGAATGGGGTATGGGCTTCTCCAAGAAGTACGGCATCATCCGGGTGGATCCCGAGACGCTGGTGCGCACCCCGAAGGACTCGGCGCACTGGTACCGCGATGTGATCGCGGCTCATCACGCGTCTCACAGGTCCTGA
- a CDS encoding family 78 glycoside hydrolase catalytic domain: MSQWLEESADASPQARESPVGQSVAVTRLRAEYQDDAFGIATATPRLSWRIEGAGTEWHSDRYELTLERSSGVDSVIVHSPEQLFVPWPFAPLESRERVRLRVRSGSGFDWSAPSAPLIIEAGLLEQNDWVRDLISPSTIGGLTDGAPLLFGEADLAATPVTARLYLTAHGIVEFTINGRRVGDDIFAPGWTAYEKRLRYRTYDITEHLQAGPNRLQALLGNGWYRGQLVWPENRSSYGDRLALLAQIEVTYADGSLETFGTDASWGAVSSSILFDDFYDGQRRDMRIADSPEGKAIDTVDVQRGAFHRLVAPSGPPVRVTETLPAVELITSPSGRTIVDFGQNLVGWVRLRVSGAAGDEVTVRHAEVLEHGELGVRPLRSALATSAYILSGRPDEVLQPTLTFNGFRYAEIVGVPELSLADVEALVLGTDLERTGWFESSDARLNRLHENVLWSTRGNFLAVPTDCPQRDERLGWTGDIQVFAPTATTLFDTAGFLSEWLEDLAAEQKSDGGVPFVVPDVLRDPDPAAAAWSDAATIVPEALHLAYGDVGVLERQYASMRAWVEKVRSMVGDDLLWTSGGPFGDWLDPTAPPEDAAQAQADPDVVATAYFARSSGILARAAALLGRHADAEDYADLALRVRAAFVSAYVSDTGVVHSDCQTVYALAITGDLFETDHQRDGAGRRLAELVSDAEYRVSTGFVGTPLILDALSKAGREDLAHRMLLTEACPSWLYAVSMGATTVWERWDSMLPDGSINPGTMTSFNHYAYGAVADWMHRCVAGLAPTSPGYRTIEVRPLVTGDLSSASARHLSPYGEIAVSWRLENGSTKLSLSVPYGVTAEVWMPGASAPTTVDHGHHEFGSTSSTP; encoded by the coding sequence GTGAGCCAGTGGCTTGAAGAATCGGCCGACGCTTCTCCGCAGGCCCGGGAGTCCCCTGTGGGGCAGAGCGTCGCCGTCACGAGGCTCCGTGCCGAGTACCAGGATGACGCGTTCGGCATCGCAACCGCGACCCCTCGCCTGTCGTGGCGCATCGAGGGTGCCGGCACCGAATGGCATTCGGATCGATATGAGCTGACGCTCGAACGCTCCAGCGGTGTCGATTCGGTGATCGTCCACTCCCCCGAGCAGCTCTTCGTGCCTTGGCCGTTCGCCCCGCTGGAATCGCGCGAGCGGGTTCGACTGCGCGTGCGGTCGGGAAGCGGGTTCGACTGGTCGGCACCGAGTGCGCCGCTGATCATCGAGGCAGGCCTGCTCGAGCAGAACGACTGGGTGCGAGATCTCATCAGTCCGTCGACCATCGGCGGCCTGACTGACGGCGCCCCGCTGCTCTTCGGCGAGGCCGATCTCGCCGCCACGCCCGTAACCGCGCGCCTCTATCTCACCGCCCACGGCATCGTGGAGTTCACCATCAACGGGCGAAGAGTCGGAGACGATATCTTCGCGCCCGGTTGGACCGCCTACGAGAAGCGGCTGCGCTACCGCACGTACGACATCACAGAGCACCTGCAGGCGGGCCCGAACCGACTGCAGGCGCTCCTGGGCAACGGCTGGTACCGCGGACAGCTCGTGTGGCCGGAGAACCGCTCGAGTTACGGCGATCGTCTGGCATTGCTCGCGCAGATCGAGGTGACGTACGCCGACGGCTCACTCGAGACCTTCGGCACGGATGCCAGTTGGGGTGCCGTCAGCAGCAGCATCCTGTTCGACGACTTCTACGACGGCCAACGCCGCGACATGCGGATCGCCGACTCCCCCGAGGGAAAGGCGATCGACACGGTCGATGTGCAGCGCGGCGCTTTCCACCGACTCGTCGCACCATCGGGCCCGCCGGTGCGCGTCACCGAGACGCTCCCCGCTGTCGAGCTGATCACCTCTCCCTCCGGCAGGACGATCGTCGACTTCGGACAGAACCTCGTCGGCTGGGTGCGCCTGCGCGTCAGCGGTGCCGCCGGCGACGAAGTCACGGTGAGGCACGCCGAAGTGCTGGAACACGGTGAGCTCGGCGTCAGACCGCTGCGCAGCGCGTTGGCGACGAGCGCATACATCCTCTCCGGTCGGCCGGACGAGGTCCTTCAACCCACATTGACCTTCAACGGCTTCCGCTATGCCGAGATCGTGGGCGTGCCTGAGCTGTCTCTCGCAGACGTCGAAGCCCTTGTGCTCGGAACCGATCTGGAGCGGACCGGCTGGTTCGAGTCTTCCGATGCTCGGCTCAACCGGCTCCACGAGAACGTGCTGTGGAGCACCAGAGGGAACTTCCTCGCCGTGCCGACCGACTGCCCGCAACGCGATGAGCGGCTCGGCTGGACGGGCGACATCCAGGTGTTCGCCCCCACCGCGACGACCCTCTTCGACACGGCGGGATTCCTGTCGGAATGGCTGGAGGATCTGGCGGCGGAGCAGAAGAGCGACGGCGGCGTGCCCTTCGTGGTCCCTGACGTCCTGCGCGACCCTGATCCGGCCGCGGCAGCCTGGAGCGATGCGGCGACCATCGTCCCCGAGGCGCTGCATCTCGCCTACGGGGATGTCGGTGTGCTCGAGCGTCAATACGCATCCATGCGTGCGTGGGTCGAGAAGGTGCGCAGCATGGTCGGCGACGATCTGCTGTGGACGAGCGGCGGACCGTTCGGCGACTGGCTCGACCCGACGGCGCCTCCGGAGGACGCGGCGCAGGCGCAGGCCGACCCGGATGTCGTCGCCACGGCCTACTTCGCGCGTTCGAGCGGAATCCTCGCGAGGGCGGCCGCGCTTCTCGGACGACACGCGGACGCGGAGGACTACGCCGATCTTGCGCTGCGCGTGCGTGCGGCGTTCGTGTCTGCGTATGTCAGCGACACCGGCGTGGTGCACAGCGACTGCCAAACCGTGTACGCGCTCGCGATCACCGGCGACCTGTTCGAGACAGACCATCAGCGCGACGGTGCCGGCCGACGCCTGGCAGAGCTGGTCTCGGACGCGGAGTACCGGGTCAGCACAGGCTTCGTGGGCACTCCGCTCATCCTCGATGCACTGTCGAAAGCGGGTCGCGAAGATCTCGCCCATCGGATGCTGCTCACCGAAGCCTGTCCATCGTGGCTGTATGCGGTGTCGATGGGTGCCACGACGGTCTGGGAGCGCTGGGATTCGATGTTGCCTGACGGGTCGATCAATCCGGGCACGATGACGTCGTTCAATCACTATGCGTACGGCGCCGTGGCGGATTGGATGCACCGCTGCGTGGCAGGGCTCGCACCCACATCCCCCGGCTATCGCACGATCGAGGTACGTCCTCTGGTGACCGGCGATCTGTCCTCCGCCTCCGCAAGGCATCTCTCACCGTACGGCGAGATCGCAGTCTCCTGGCGCCTCGAGAACGGCAGCACGAAGCTGTCGCTCTCCGTCCCCTACGGGGTGACGGCCGAGGTCTGGATGCCGGGGGCTTCTGCCCCGACGACCGTCGACCACGGACACCACGAGTTCGGTTCCACATCGTCGACACCATGA